The following DNA comes from Rhodospirillales bacterium.
TCCTTACAGTCGAGCCACGATGATCACCAGCAAGCTCACGAGCAAGGCCCAGACGACGCTGCCCCGGCCAGTACGGCAGGCGCTTGGCCTGCGCGCCGGCGACGAGATCGCCTACGTCATCGCGCGCGGGCGCGTCATCCTGACCAAGGCGACGCGCGGCCAGGCCGACGATCCGTTCGCGGCCTTCGGCGAATGGGATTCGGAGAACGACCGACGGGCCTATGGCAAGCTTTAAACCCTGGGACGTGGTCAAGGTTCCGTTCCCCTACACCGACCGTCCCGTGCGCCAGCACCGCCCCGCCCTGGTCGTCGCCGCCGGGGACTTGGCGGCGGCGCACGGGCTTCTGTGGGTGCTCATGATCACCAGCGCGGACAACCGCCGCTGGACGGAAGACGTTCCCGTTTCCGATCCTAAGGCGGCGGGCTTGCCCGCGCCATCGGTGGTGCGTTGCGCCAAAATCGCCACCATTGAGGCCGACGACGCGGAGCGGATCGGCGCCTTGCCGCGCGCCGCGCCGCCTCGAGCGCATCCGCACGACGACCGAAGGAAAGTCGCCGGAAACGTGTCGCGCGCGCTCACTGCGGCGCTCGGCACGTAGCGAGCCCGCCCTCAACCGCGCGCCTTCAGGAGCGGTGCGGCCGCCGGCGAAGCCGGTTTGAAATTATGCGCGCAAAGCGCGCGGGGCCGAAAGCGCCGACAACTGGCGGCCCTCGGCATCGAAGTTGAGCGGATCGAGCCAGCGCCGGTGGGCCTCGCGCAGCTCGGGCCAATCCCTGTCGATCACCGCGTACCAGGCGGTGTCGCGGTTGCGGCCCTTGACCACCACCGCCTGGCGGAACACCCCTTCGAACGAAAACCCGAGCCGCAGCGCCGCCCGGCGCGAGGGCGCGTTGAGGGCGTCGCACTTCCATTCGACCCGGCGATAACCCAAGGCGAACGCGCGCGCCATCATCAGGGACACCGCCTCGGTCGCCGCCGGCGTGCGTTGCAACGGCGGCGCAAAATTGAGGTGCCCGATCTCGATCACCCCGTTGGGCGGGTCGATGCGCATAAAGCTCGCGACGCCGACCGCCGTTCCGGTGCGGTTGTCGATAATGGCAAAAAACAGGGGATCGTCGCCCGCCGCCGCGCTTCGCGCCCACGCCCGGTATTCGTCGAAGGTGGCGAAGGGACCGTAGAAGAGATACGTCCAGTTCGCGCCCGACGGATCGAGCCGGTTGGCGGCATCGAGGGATTGCGCGTGGCGGTCGGGATCGAGCGGCTCCAAGCGGCACCAGGCGCCCGCCATCGGCTGGCGCGGCGGCCGGGGCGGCGGCGTCCAACCGGGCACCGGCGCGCCGACCGGCTGGCCGAGATCGTTGGTTTCGGGGTTCATGCGGCGATCCGGTCGTGGTGGCGAATCCCACCGCGCATTGGACTTTGTTTAGTTTACACGTACATAGACCTCGAAGCCCAACGACGCTATACTGATTCTGATTCAAAGGATTGTCGAATGACCAAAGTTGAGGCCATCGAGCGCCAAATCGAGCAGCTTTCGCCGGAGGATCTCTCCGTTCTGCGCGCATGGTTCGCGGCGTTCGATGCCGCGGCTTGGGATCGCCAGATCGAATCGGATGTCCGCGCCGGCAAGCTCGACATGCTGGCCGAAAAGGCGCTGCACACCTGCGCCTCGGGCGCCGCGACCAAACACCGTCACCCCCGCGCAAGCGGGGGTCCAGATTCTTGAAAAGTTGGATTCCCGCATTCGCGGGAATGACAAGTCAATAAATCGTTCGCTTTCCCCGTCGCTTCGACATCTTGCCGATCGCTGTTTCGATCTTTTGAAGCGCGACCCGCGACATCCCTCGCTTCATTTCAAGAAGATCGGCCGCTTCCGATCAGCGCGCATCGGACTCCATCACCGCGCGCTTGGCGTCGAGTCGACGGACGGGATCGCCCGGTTCTGGATCGGTTCGCACGCCGACTACGACAAGCTGATCGGCTGATCCCCGCGCGTCGCCCCGGCACCATTCGCGAGGCTGCTGGCGGACGGCGTCCAACCGGGCAACGGCGCGCCGAGGTCGTTGGTGTCGTCGTTCACGCGGGGAGATTTGCCCAAGGGCGCCGGCGGGCCGGCAACGTCCGTCCGGGCCCGGTTAGCTGTGGACGAAATCGCCGTTGTCGAAGCTCGCCGCGTCGCTGACGCCGGTCACGGTAGCAAGTTTCCTTAACTCGCTGGTGGAAGCGTCGTCGGTGGTGGTGCCGTCTTCCTGAAAATACCAGATGTGACTGTCGGTACCGTCGTCCATTATGAAAATCGCCTTGTCGCCGGAGGCGAGGCTCGACGTGTTGAGCGCGGTGATGACGCTCGCGGCGCCCGCCGCCGTGCCGGTATTGGTGGCGGTGAAGTTGGCGCCGCCGAGCGCGATGAACACGTCGTTCGCGCCGACAGCGTCGGT
Coding sequences within:
- a CDS encoding AbrB/MazE/SpoVT family DNA-binding domain-containing protein, which translates into the protein MITSKLTSKAQTTLPRPVRQALGLRAGDEIAYVIARGRVILTKATRGQADDPFAAFGEWDSENDRRAYGKL
- a CDS encoding type II toxin-antitoxin system PemK/MazF family toxin produces the protein MASFKPWDVVKVPFPYTDRPVRQHRPALVVAAGDLAAAHGLLWVLMITSADNRRWTEDVPVSDPKAAGLPAPSVVRCAKIATIEADDAERIGALPRAAPPRAHPHDDRRKVAGNVSRALTAALGT
- a CDS encoding GNAT family N-acetyltransferase, which encodes MNPETNDLGQPVGAPVPGWTPPPRPPRQPMAGAWCRLEPLDPDRHAQSLDAANRLDPSGANWTYLFYGPFATFDEYRAWARSAAAGDDPLFFAIIDNRTGTAVGVASFMRIDPPNGVIEIGHLNFAPPLQRTPAATEAVSLMMARAFALGYRRVEWKCDALNAPSRRAALRLGFSFEGVFRQAVVVKGRNRDTAWYAVIDRDWPELREAHRRWLDPLNFDAEGRQLSALSAPRALRA